From the genome of Mycobacterium dioxanotrophicus, one region includes:
- a CDS encoding carbohydrate ABC transporter permease, producing MTSSTATAPAAATDDRRSQRRLAYALIAPAVILMLAVTAYPIGYAVWLSLQRYNLAAPGDTAFVGADNYVTILTDRYWWTAFAVTLGITVVSVAIEFVLGMALALVMHRTIFGRGVVRTAVLIPYGIVTVAASYSWYYAWTPGTGYLANLLPEGSAPLTEQVPSLAIVVLAEVWKTTPFMALLLLAGLALVPQELLNAAQVDGAGAWQRLVKVILPLMKPAILVALLFRTLDAFRIFDNIYVLTGGANNTGSVSILGYDNLFKAFNLGLGSAISVLIFASVAIIAFIYIRIFGASAPGSDAEGR from the coding sequence GTGACGTCGTCCACCGCAACCGCACCGGCGGCTGCGACCGACGACCGCCGGTCGCAGCGCCGCCTGGCCTATGCGCTCATCGCTCCCGCGGTGATCCTCATGCTCGCGGTGACGGCCTATCCCATCGGGTACGCGGTGTGGCTGAGCCTGCAGCGCTACAACCTGGCCGCGCCGGGGGACACCGCGTTCGTCGGGGCGGACAACTACGTCACGATTCTCACCGACCGGTACTGGTGGACGGCGTTCGCCGTGACGCTGGGGATCACGGTCGTGTCGGTGGCCATCGAGTTCGTGCTCGGCATGGCGTTGGCATTGGTCATGCACCGCACCATCTTCGGCAGAGGCGTCGTGCGTACCGCGGTGCTGATCCCGTACGGCATCGTCACCGTCGCGGCGTCGTACAGCTGGTACTACGCATGGACTCCCGGCACGGGATACCTGGCGAACCTGCTGCCAGAGGGCAGCGCACCGTTGACCGAACAGGTGCCGTCGCTGGCCATCGTGGTGCTGGCCGAGGTGTGGAAGACCACGCCGTTCATGGCGCTACTGCTGTTGGCCGGGCTGGCCCTGGTACCGCAGGAACTGCTCAACGCCGCCCAGGTCGACGGCGCGGGTGCGTGGCAGCGTCTGGTCAAAGTGATTCTGCCGCTGATGAAACCGGCCATCCTGGTGGCACTGCTGTTCCGCACCCTTGACGCGTTCCGGATCTTCGACAACATCTATGTGCTGACCGGTGGGGCCAACAACACCGGGTCAGTGTCGATCTTGGGTTACGACAACCTGTTCAAGGCGTTCAACCTCGGGTTGGGTTCGGCCATCAGCGTGTTGATCTTCGCCTCGGTCGCGATCATCGCGTTCATCTACATCAGGATCTTCGGGGCGTCGGCGCCCGGGTCGGACGCGGAGGGCCGCTGA
- a CDS encoding SDR family NAD(P)-dependent oxidoreductase: MNSFAGKVAVVTGAGSGIGQALAVELARAGAKLAISDVDIDGLADTERRLKAIGAPVKADHLDVTEREAFLAYADEVKEHFGAVNQIYNNAGIGYAGDIQVARFKDIERVMDVNFWGVVNGTKAFLPHLIASGDGHVINVSSVFGLFSLPGQAAYNSAKFAVRGFTEALRQEMMLAEHPVKVTAVHPGGIKTAIARNAIMADGIDADEVAANFDKQFARTSPQRAAQLILNAVHKDKARVLVGPDAKLLDLVVRVTGSGYQRMFTSFLKLSARKPAALHGTAGTG; this comes from the coding sequence ATGAATAGCTTTGCTGGAAAGGTTGCTGTCGTCACTGGCGCAGGCTCAGGAATCGGACAGGCACTGGCCGTCGAACTGGCTCGCGCAGGCGCCAAGCTCGCCATCAGCGATGTCGACATCGATGGTCTGGCCGACACCGAGAGACGACTCAAAGCGATCGGTGCGCCCGTCAAGGCCGACCACCTCGACGTCACCGAACGTGAGGCGTTTCTCGCCTATGCCGACGAGGTCAAGGAACACTTCGGTGCGGTCAACCAGATCTATAACAATGCGGGCATCGGATACGCCGGCGATATCCAGGTGGCCCGGTTCAAGGACATCGAACGGGTCATGGACGTCAACTTCTGGGGTGTCGTCAATGGCACCAAGGCATTCCTGCCGCATCTCATCGCCTCGGGCGACGGCCACGTCATCAACGTGTCGAGCGTCTTCGGGTTGTTCTCGCTGCCCGGGCAGGCCGCCTACAACTCGGCCAAATTCGCCGTCCGCGGGTTCACCGAGGCCCTGCGCCAGGAGATGATGCTGGCCGAGCACCCGGTCAAGGTGACCGCCGTGCATCCCGGCGGCATCAAGACCGCCATCGCCCGCAACGCCATCATGGCCGACGGTATCGACGCCGACGAAGTGGCGGCCAACTTCGACAAGCAATTCGCCAGAACAAGCCCGCAACGCGCGGCGCAACTCATCCTCAACGCCGTACACAAGGACAAGGCGCGCGTATTGGTGGGCCCCGACGCCAAACTCCTCGACCTCGTCGTGCGGGTCACCGGATCGGGCTACCAGCGCATGTTCACGAGTTTCCTGAAGCTGAGCGCGAGAAAGCCGGCCGCATTACACGGAACCGCGGGTACCGGCTAA
- a CDS encoding carbohydrate ABC transporter permease: protein MSERSERVGARRATGWVVVDALVILYALFPVLWILSLSLKPTSTVKDGKLIPTQITFANYKGIFTGDIFSSALVNSIGIGLITTVIAVVVGGMAAYAVARLAFPGKRLLVGVALLIAMFPQISLVTPLFNIERRLGLFDTWPGLIIPYITFALPLAIYTLSAFFREIPWDLEKAAKMDGATPAQAFRKVIAPLAAPGIVTAAILVFIFAWNDLLLALSLTATQRAITAPVAIANFTGSSQFEEPTGSIAAGAMVITIPIIVFVLIFQRRIVAGLTSGAVKG, encoded by the coding sequence ATGAGCGAACGGAGCGAACGGGTCGGTGCGCGCCGCGCGACCGGATGGGTTGTCGTCGACGCCCTGGTGATTCTCTATGCGTTGTTCCCGGTGTTGTGGATCCTGTCGTTGTCGTTGAAACCGACGTCAACGGTCAAGGACGGCAAGCTGATTCCGACGCAGATCACCTTCGCCAACTACAAGGGCATTTTCACCGGCGACATCTTCAGCTCGGCGCTGGTCAACTCCATCGGTATCGGACTGATCACCACGGTGATCGCGGTGGTGGTCGGCGGCATGGCGGCCTACGCCGTGGCGCGGCTGGCGTTCCCGGGTAAGCGACTGCTGGTCGGCGTCGCCCTGCTGATCGCGATGTTCCCGCAGATCTCGCTGGTGACACCGCTTTTCAACATCGAGCGCAGGCTCGGCCTGTTTGACACCTGGCCGGGACTGATCATCCCCTACATCACTTTCGCGCTGCCGCTTGCCATCTACACGCTCTCGGCATTCTTCCGGGAGATCCCATGGGACCTGGAGAAGGCCGCGAAGATGGACGGTGCCACTCCGGCGCAGGCGTTCCGCAAGGTCATCGCCCCGCTGGCGGCGCCCGGCATCGTCACCGCGGCCATCCTGGTGTTCATCTTCGCGTGGAACGATCTGCTGCTGGCCCTGTCGCTGACCGCGACCCAGCGTGCCATCACGGCGCCGGTGGCGATCGCGAACTTCACCGGCAGTTCGCAATTCGAGGAGCCGACCGGATCGATCGCGGCAGGCGCGATGGTCATCACCATCCCGATCATTGTCTTTGTCCTGATTTTCCAGCGGCGGATCGTCGCTGGGCTGACCTCCGGTGCGGTAAAGGGGTAG
- the map gene encoding type I methionyl aminopeptidase has translation MIELKTDAEIEKMRTTGRFVAQVLAELGGLAEVGVNLLDLEHHARDMVKRRGAQSCYWDYDPSFGSGPFRNVICLSVNDAVLHGLPFDYGLRDGDVLSMDFAVSIEGWVADAARTVIIGTAADEDVRLIRATEEALAAGTAAALPGGRLGDISAAIGAVVAAYGYSVNLQFGGHGLGRTMHEDPHVPNNGKAGRGMLLRAGMTLALEPWLARTTNRIVYDRDGWTIRSADGSRTAHTENTIAITDAGPVVLTC, from the coding sequence GTGATCGAACTCAAGACCGACGCCGAGATCGAGAAGATGCGGACCACCGGCCGGTTCGTGGCTCAGGTGCTCGCCGAACTCGGCGGGCTGGCCGAGGTCGGGGTGAACCTGCTCGACCTCGAACACCACGCCCGGGACATGGTCAAGCGCCGCGGCGCACAGTCCTGCTACTGGGATTACGACCCGTCGTTCGGGTCGGGACCGTTCCGCAACGTGATCTGCCTTTCGGTGAATGACGCTGTGCTGCATGGACTTCCCTTCGACTACGGGCTGCGTGACGGCGACGTGTTGAGCATGGACTTCGCGGTCTCCATCGAAGGCTGGGTCGCCGACGCCGCGCGCACCGTGATCATCGGCACGGCTGCCGACGAGGACGTGCGGCTGATCCGCGCGACCGAAGAGGCGCTCGCGGCGGGCACTGCGGCAGCACTGCCCGGCGGGCGGCTGGGCGACATTTCCGCCGCCATCGGCGCCGTCGTCGCGGCGTACGGCTACTCGGTCAATCTGCAATTCGGCGGGCACGGTCTCGGTAGGACCATGCATGAAGATCCGCACGTACCGAACAACGGCAAGGCCGGGCGCGGCATGCTGCTGCGGGCAGGCATGACGCTCGCACTGGAGCCGTGGCTCGCCCGCACCACCAACCGCATCGTCTATGACCGGGACGGCTGGACCATCCGCTCTGCCGACGGATCCCGTACTGCGCACACCGAGAACACCATTGCGATCACCGACGCCGGCCCGGTGGTGCTCACCTGCTAA
- a CDS encoding NAD(P)-dependent malic enzyme, whose amino-acid sequence MSESTVASSREDSATARTPQVVVEDSEIFTAHEGGKLSVELMSPLDTQRALSIAYTPGVAQVSRAIATDHTLAAKYTWANRLVAVVSDGTAVLGLGDIGPAASLPVMEGKSALFKSFGGLNSIPIVLATKDPDEIVETLIRLRPTFGAVNLEDISAPRCFEVERRVIEALDCPVMHDDQHGTAIVVLAALLGATKVLERDMHNLRVVVSGAGAAGVACTNMLLAKGIADITVLDSQGIVHGDREGMNSFKTELAGRTNPRGLTGGIAEALDGADMFLGVSAGIVPEELIATMAPGGIVFALSNPDPEIHPDAARKHAAIVATGRSDFPNQINNVLAFPGVFRGALDAGARRITEKMKVAAAEAIHSVVGDDLAVDHIVPSALDPRVGPAVAAAVAAASGD is encoded by the coding sequence GTGTCGGAAAGTACTGTCGCTTCATCGCGTGAGGACTCCGCGACGGCGCGCACACCTCAGGTTGTCGTCGAAGATTCCGAGATCTTTACTGCTCACGAAGGCGGCAAGCTCTCCGTCGAGCTCATGTCGCCGCTGGACACCCAGCGGGCCTTGTCGATCGCCTACACCCCGGGCGTCGCCCAGGTCAGCCGGGCCATCGCCACGGATCACACGCTGGCCGCCAAGTACACATGGGCCAACCGCTTGGTCGCCGTCGTCAGCGACGGCACCGCGGTTCTGGGCCTCGGCGACATCGGCCCTGCCGCGTCGCTGCCGGTGATGGAGGGCAAGAGTGCGCTCTTCAAGTCGTTCGGGGGGCTCAACTCCATCCCGATCGTGCTGGCCACCAAGGATCCGGACGAGATCGTCGAAACCCTGATCCGGCTCCGCCCGACGTTCGGGGCGGTCAACCTGGAGGACATCTCGGCGCCGCGGTGTTTCGAGGTCGAGCGTCGCGTCATCGAGGCGCTCGACTGCCCGGTCATGCACGATGACCAGCACGGCACGGCCATCGTGGTGCTCGCCGCGCTGCTGGGGGCCACCAAGGTGCTCGAGCGCGACATGCACAACTTGCGGGTCGTTGTGTCGGGCGCCGGTGCGGCTGGGGTGGCCTGCACCAACATGCTGCTCGCCAAGGGCATCGCCGACATCACCGTGCTGGATTCGCAGGGCATCGTGCACGGCGATCGCGAGGGCATGAACTCCTTCAAGACCGAACTGGCGGGGCGTACCAACCCACGCGGTCTCACCGGCGGCATCGCTGAGGCGCTCGACGGCGCTGACATGTTCCTCGGAGTGTCGGCAGGCATTGTGCCTGAGGAGCTCATCGCCACGATGGCCCCGGGCGGCATCGTCTTCGCCCTGTCCAATCCGGATCCGGAGATCCATCCGGATGCGGCCCGCAAGCATGCCGCGATCGTCGCGACGGGCCGCAGTGATTTCCCCAACCAGATCAACAATGTGCTGGCCTTCCCGGGCGTCTTCCGGGGTGCGCTCGACGCCGGTGCCCGCCGGATCACCGAGAAGATGAAGGTGGCCGCCGCGGAGGCGATCCATTCGGTCGTCGGGGACGACCTGGCCGTCGACCACATCGTGCCCAGTGCGCTCGATCCCCGGGTCGGGCCCGCGGTGGCCGCGGCCGTGGCGGCCGCATCAGGAGACTGA
- the corA gene encoding magnesium/cobalt transporter CorA: MPSFRALPPSLLRPAARAKPPVTDAKSIHVPVARAMVDCGVYCDGERLPGKYTHAAAQAKVRELEGAGKKAFAWVGLHEPDEHQMQSVADVFGLHELAVEDAVHAHQRPKLERYDKTLFLVIKTVNYVEHASVANAREIVETGEIMIFVGPDFVVTVRHGEHGGLAGVRRRLDASPAILTLGPFAVMHAIADHVVDHYLHVTDLMETDIDVMEENVFSPDTPTNIECIYLLKREVVELRRAVGPLTLALQRLLTDHNDVISVEVRRYMRDVNDHTIQASERISSYDEMLSSLVQAALGKVAMQQNVDMRKISAWVAIAAVPTALAGIYGMNFDNMPELHWVWGYPAVLTLMLAVCLVLHRTFRKNDWL, translated from the coding sequence ATGCCCTCGTTCCGTGCACTACCGCCGTCGCTGCTCCGCCCCGCTGCGCGGGCCAAACCTCCCGTCACCGATGCCAAATCCATCCACGTTCCGGTGGCCCGGGCCATGGTCGACTGCGGGGTGTACTGCGACGGAGAGAGGTTGCCCGGCAAATACACCCACGCGGCCGCCCAGGCCAAGGTGCGCGAACTGGAGGGCGCCGGGAAGAAGGCATTCGCGTGGGTCGGCCTGCATGAGCCTGATGAGCACCAGATGCAGTCTGTCGCAGACGTTTTCGGGTTGCACGAGCTCGCGGTCGAGGACGCGGTGCACGCCCATCAGCGCCCCAAGCTGGAGCGCTACGACAAGACGTTGTTCCTGGTGATCAAGACGGTCAACTACGTCGAGCACGCCTCGGTGGCCAACGCCCGCGAGATCGTCGAGACCGGCGAGATCATGATCTTCGTCGGCCCGGACTTCGTGGTGACCGTCCGGCACGGTGAACACGGCGGGCTGGCCGGCGTGCGCCGACGTCTCGACGCCTCGCCGGCCATCCTGACACTGGGCCCGTTCGCCGTGATGCACGCGATCGCCGACCATGTGGTGGACCACTATCTGCACGTGACCGACCTGATGGAAACCGACATCGATGTCATGGAGGAGAACGTCTTCTCCCCCGACACCCCGACCAACATCGAGTGCATCTACCTGCTCAAGCGCGAGGTCGTCGAACTGCGCCGTGCTGTCGGCCCGCTGACGCTGGCCCTGCAGCGGCTGCTCACCGACCACAATGACGTCATCTCCGTCGAGGTGCGGCGCTACATGCGCGACGTCAACGATCACACCATCCAGGCTTCCGAGCGGATCTCCAGTTACGACGAGATGCTCAGCTCGCTGGTGCAGGCGGCCCTGGGCAAGGTCGCGATGCAGCAGAACGTCGACATGCGCAAGATCTCGGCGTGGGTCGCCATCGCGGCGGTACCGACCGCGCTGGCCGGGATCTACGGGATGAACTTCGACAACATGCCCGAATTACATTGGGTCTGGGGCTATCCCGCGGTTCTCACCCTGATGCTGGCGGTGTGCCTGGTGCTGCACCGCACCTTCCGGAAGAACGACTGGCTCTGA
- a CDS encoding suppressor of fused domain protein, whose protein sequence is MTDVLAAVRTGLDEHFAAAGITAEPVSASVTFLGTERIEVLRFGPDPADADVYHYVTLGCSRHPMFDPTEFVADPIHGPRAEVTVSLRGPTPTGLARSLAILAAAPAVEGLVLEADALVDLETPLFAGAPFTAFLLSPSDIGEIALPDPMTAVNVLAATPITATEAAWVRLKGADAMREAWQTDGVDVLNPARRAANPT, encoded by the coding sequence GTGACCGACGTTCTGGCGGCCGTGCGAACCGGTCTCGACGAGCACTTCGCCGCCGCGGGCATCACCGCCGAACCAGTCAGCGCGAGCGTCACGTTCCTGGGCACCGAGCGGATCGAGGTGCTGCGTTTCGGCCCCGATCCTGCCGACGCCGATGTGTACCACTATGTGACGCTGGGCTGTTCGCGTCACCCGATGTTCGACCCGACCGAGTTCGTGGCCGACCCCATCCATGGCCCGCGGGCCGAGGTGACGGTGTCGCTGCGCGGACCGACGCCGACCGGGCTGGCCCGGTCGCTGGCGATCCTCGCCGCGGCGCCTGCGGTCGAGGGTCTGGTGCTCGAGGCCGATGCGCTGGTCGACCTGGAGACACCGTTGTTCGCCGGTGCGCCGTTCACCGCTTTCCTGTTGTCCCCCAGCGATATCGGTGAGATCGCCTTGCCGGATCCGATGACTGCGGTGAATGTGCTTGCGGCGACCCCGATCACCGCGACGGAGGCGGCGTGGGTGCGGCTCAAGGGCGCCGACGCGATGCGTGAGGCGTGGCAGACCGACGGTGTGGACGTGCTGAATCCGGCCCGCAGGGCCGCCAACCCGACCTGA
- a CDS encoding ABC transporter ATP-binding protein, whose product MAEIVLDRVTKSYPDGAGGVREAVKELSMTIADGEFIILVGPSGCGKSTTLNMIAGLEEISSGELSIGGERVNEKAPKDRDIAMVFQSYALYPHMTVRQNIAFPLTLAKMKKDEIAAKVEETAKILDLTELLDRKPAQLSGGQRQRVAMGRAIVRSPKAFLMDEPLSNLDAKLRVQMRAEISRLQSRLGTTTVYVTHDQTEAMTLGDRVVVMLAGVVQQIGTPDELYKNPVNLFVAGFIGSPAMNFFPATFTDVGVRLPFGDVTLSPDVHELLARAPKPDNIIVGIRPEHLEDASLLDGYARIRALSFTVRADIVESLGSEKYIHFTIDGGGARAAQLAELVADSGAGENEFVARVSAESRVTAGQQIELAFDTSKLVIFDADSGLNLTRAIEPDETPEPEPEAEAAPAPEPEVEAPEATEAPEADVDAAAEPADAAEENPAAPSEPKAE is encoded by the coding sequence ATGGCCGAGATTGTGTTGGACCGGGTGACCAAGAGTTACCCCGACGGCGCAGGCGGTGTCCGGGAAGCCGTCAAAGAACTGTCCATGACCATCGCCGACGGCGAGTTCATCATCCTGGTCGGGCCGTCCGGGTGCGGCAAATCCACCACGCTGAACATGATCGCCGGACTTGAGGAGATCTCGTCGGGCGAGCTGAGCATCGGCGGGGAACGGGTCAACGAGAAGGCGCCCAAGGACCGCGACATCGCGATGGTGTTCCAGTCCTACGCGCTGTACCCGCACATGACGGTCCGGCAGAACATCGCCTTCCCGCTCACACTGGCCAAGATGAAGAAGGACGAGATCGCGGCCAAGGTCGAAGAGACCGCCAAGATCCTCGACCTGACCGAACTGCTGGACCGCAAGCCCGCTCAGCTCTCCGGTGGGCAGCGGCAGCGGGTGGCGATGGGGCGGGCAATCGTCCGCAGCCCCAAGGCATTCCTGATGGACGAGCCGCTCTCCAACCTGGATGCCAAACTGCGGGTTCAGATGCGTGCGGAGATCTCGCGGTTGCAGAGCCGGCTGGGTACCACCACGGTGTACGTCACCCACGATCAAACCGAGGCGATGACGCTGGGTGACCGGGTTGTCGTGATGCTGGCCGGTGTGGTGCAACAGATCGGTACCCCCGACGAGTTGTACAAGAACCCGGTCAACCTGTTCGTGGCGGGCTTCATCGGTTCGCCTGCGATGAATTTCTTCCCGGCGACGTTCACCGATGTCGGGGTGCGGTTGCCGTTCGGTGATGTGACGCTGAGCCCCGACGTGCACGAGCTGCTGGCCCGAGCGCCCAAGCCGGACAACATCATCGTCGGGATCCGGCCCGAGCATCTGGAGGATGCGTCCCTGCTGGACGGGTACGCCAGGATCCGGGCCCTGAGCTTCACCGTCCGCGCCGACATCGTCGAGTCGCTGGGCTCGGAGAAGTACATCCACTTCACCATCGACGGCGGCGGCGCCCGTGCAGCGCAGCTGGCCGAGCTGGTCGCAGACTCCGGGGCGGGCGAAAACGAGTTCGTGGCAAGGGTTTCCGCGGAATCCCGAGTGACGGCCGGTCAGCAGATCGAGCTGGCGTTCGACACGTCGAAGCTGGTGATCTTCGATGCCGACTCGGGGCTGAACCTGACCCGGGCCATCGAACCCGACGAGACGCCCGAACCCGAGCCTGAAGCCGAAGCGGCACCCGCGCCCGAGCCTGAAGTCGAGGCGCCTGAGGCCACCGAGGCGCCTGAGGCGGATGTCGACGCAGCCGCAGAACCCGCCGACGCCGCCGAGGAGAATCCCGCGGCGCCGTCCGAGCCCAAAGCCGAGTGA
- a CDS encoding SDR family NAD(P)-dependent oxidoreductase yields MEGFAGKVAVVTGAGSGIGQALAIELGRSGAKLAISDVDTEGLAVTEERLKAIGAPVKADRLDVTEREAFELYAGSVVEHYGKVNQIYNNAGIAFTGDVEVSSYKDIERVMDVDFWGVVNGTKAFLPHLIASGDGHVVNVSSIFGLFAVPGQAAYNSAKFAVRGFTEALRQEMALAKHPVKVTTVHPGGIKTAIARNATAAEGLDPQELAKVFDKKLANTTPQRAAKIILEAVRKNKARVLVGPDAKLLDIVVRITGSGYQRLFSTAMSRILPY; encoded by the coding sequence ATGGAAGGCTTTGCCGGAAAGGTCGCCGTGGTGACCGGCGCCGGGTCGGGTATCGGACAGGCACTGGCCATCGAGCTCGGGCGCTCGGGTGCCAAGCTCGCCATCAGCGACGTCGACACCGAAGGCCTCGCCGTCACCGAGGAGCGGCTCAAGGCGATCGGCGCGCCGGTCAAGGCCGACCGGCTCGATGTCACCGAGCGCGAAGCCTTCGAGTTGTACGCAGGCTCGGTCGTCGAGCACTACGGCAAGGTCAACCAGATCTACAACAACGCAGGCATCGCGTTCACCGGCGACGTCGAGGTCAGCAGCTACAAAGACATCGAGCGCGTGATGGACGTCGACTTCTGGGGCGTCGTCAACGGCACCAAGGCGTTCCTGCCGCATCTGATCGCCTCAGGCGACGGACACGTGGTCAACGTCTCCAGCATCTTCGGCCTGTTCGCCGTCCCGGGCCAGGCCGCCTACAACTCGGCCAAATTCGCCGTCCGCGGGTTCACCGAAGCGCTGCGCCAGGAAATGGCGCTGGCCAAGCACCCGGTCAAGGTCACCACCGTGCACCCGGGCGGCATCAAGACCGCCATCGCCCGCAACGCCACGGCAGCCGAGGGTCTTGACCCGCAGGAACTGGCCAAGGTCTTCGACAAGAAGCTGGCCAACACCACACCGCAGCGGGCCGCCAAGATCATCCTCGAGGCCGTGCGCAAGAACAAGGCCCGGGTGCTCGTCGGCCCGGACGCCAAGCTGCTCGACATCGTCGTGCGCATCACGGGCTCGGGCTACCAGCGGTTGTTCTCCACCGCCATGAGCCGCATCCTGCCCTACTGA
- a CDS encoding glycine betaine ABC transporter substrate-binding protein: MSVRRRLVLALAVVLLIAGCSSHPPPAPMAVAAGMTPEYALIGQLYAAALRYYGTPAEVTPTKEALGALDSGSVTVLPGFTGQLLETFAPGASAHSDEQVYRDLLSALPEGVAAGDYTMSAQDKPAVAVTEQTASAWGGKDLSALRRNCAKVVPGAIKGAAVPALVGTCHLPKPVEFADRASLFAALRAGKINAAWTTTADPANPAEVVVLADRTAMIRAENVVPLYRRNVLNERQILAVNEVAGVLDTGSLADMFRQVAEGADPRAVADAFLQANPLGH, translated from the coding sequence CTGTCTGTGCGTCGTCGACTGGTATTGGCGCTGGCGGTCGTACTGCTGATCGCCGGCTGCAGCTCCCACCCGCCGCCTGCCCCGATGGCCGTCGCGGCGGGCATGACACCGGAGTATGCGCTGATCGGCCAGCTGTATGCGGCCGCGCTGCGCTATTACGGTACCCCCGCCGAGGTCACCCCGACCAAGGAGGCGCTGGGCGCGCTGGACTCCGGTTCGGTGACCGTCTTGCCCGGGTTCACCGGACAGTTGCTCGAGACGTTCGCGCCCGGTGCGTCGGCGCATTCCGATGAGCAGGTCTACCGCGATCTGCTCTCGGCGTTGCCCGAGGGCGTCGCCGCCGGTGACTACACCATGTCGGCCCAGGACAAACCCGCCGTCGCGGTGACCGAACAGACCGCGTCCGCCTGGGGCGGGAAAGATCTGTCAGCACTGCGCCGCAACTGCGCCAAAGTGGTGCCCGGGGCTATCAAGGGCGCAGCCGTTCCTGCGCTGGTAGGCACCTGCCACCTGCCCAAACCCGTCGAATTCGCTGATCGCGCAAGCCTTTTCGCGGCGCTTCGGGCCGGGAAGATCAACGCGGCATGGACCACCACCGCCGATCCGGCCAACCCGGCGGAGGTGGTGGTGCTCGCCGACCGCACTGCGATGATCCGCGCGGAGAACGTGGTGCCGCTGTACCGGCGCAATGTGCTCAACGAACGCCAGATCCTGGCGGTCAACGAGGTCGCAGGTGTCCTGGACACCGGATCGCTGGCGGACATGTTTCGGCAGGTGGCCGAAGGCGCCGACCCGCGCGCGGTCGCCGACGCCTTCCTGCAGGCCAACCCGCTCGGCCACTAG
- a CDS encoding helix-turn-helix domain-containing protein, with translation MVRTPLSPEQVAAGRRLGAALRAARGARTLEDVARGAGISPETLRKIETGRLPSPAFGTIVGLSDVLDLPLETLAEVWRPVSAAAS, from the coding sequence GTGGTCCGTACGCCGCTCAGCCCCGAGCAAGTCGCCGCAGGCCGCCGCCTCGGCGCCGCATTGCGCGCAGCCCGGGGGGCCCGCACGCTCGAAGATGTCGCACGCGGCGCAGGCATTTCCCCCGAGACCCTGCGCAAGATCGAAACCGGTCGCCTGCCCTCCCCCGCATTCGGCACCATTGTCGGACTCAGCGATGTCCTCGACCTGCCGCTGGAGACCCTCGCCGAAGTGTGGCGGCCGGTGAGCGCTGCCGCGTCGTAG